A window of the Cutaneotrichosporon cavernicola HIS019 DNA, chromosome: 6 genome harbors these coding sequences:
- a CDS encoding uncharacterized protein (bromo domain) — protein sequence MPPIKLKLSLGAVRPLAGASAATASGSNGSGPSTPGDAGPSRPPSGGPSVRTILPFTPTPVSASSEASTPEGAPPKRKRGRPRKSAPPVPTAIPPHVVPALTRARSPSVKLEPDDDPLAWPLSPGGEHGTPTSYATPGAYDTPADTSTPATPWREGSEDMATYASRRQWKRVKKPFRELANKILAEMRRKDEYGFFLQPVDADEYPGYIDTIGGPDNAMDLGTMQKKIDDGEYNSIGELEADARRMHAAAHAFNVPGTAAYREADKVFKHGMKHIERSRPLVLTPTPSLSPSVPPSNLPGSERATPMRRGKEVKPEHLIPEVMLEFPANSLQAKAVGWNLTGGRRVRAKRLVRGREKFSGRWRDMLPDGSYDVAEMDDPADMLEHLRTRKASSWREVPDWVGMGEDEEEWWDWEGLGGPAGQPPLPGAPRAKPKPLKMKTLDLRWGRFDEVSADIRAARIAAVPEGSVIRRFTEQDDVDLLATYLRPDAPRLRPGIPAQNFVDVNAGQAASSYLADMALGDVRGEAYAASVRRFLAGINTDPETHSNLTNYVNEEWHGGVLQSHLSRVSRETANALSAGSAPLMEKARAAHARLALRRLTSAENPLDLQPLLREPADFMHIGVGGKGGVETALKWVGDEIARVIREREAESTSAANGGVEMAEVKTELGTKRAADGEIPDAKRVKLENGVANGDAAASAPIANGDAKPDIKPDSEDGLRALRLELVALSKFYPLASLKKMEAADAVRLLPANVRSLMTRQAPAK from the exons ATGCCGCCTATAAAGCTCAAGCTCTCTCTTGGGGCAGTTAGGCCTCTGGCCGGAGCGTCCGCGGCCACCGCGAGCGGATCAAATGGAAGCGGACCCTCGACGCCAGGAGATGCTGGTCCCTCACGCCCACCTTCTGGAGGACCCTCAGTCCGCACCATCCTTCCCTTCACCCCGACACCGGTGTCGGCATCTAGTGAGGCGAGCACGCCCGAGGGCGCGCCCCCGAAGCGTAAGCGTGGCAGGCCACGGAAGAGCGCGCCCCCCGTTCCCACGGCAATCCCACCACACGTCGTGCCTGCCTTGACCAGAGCACGTTCGCCGTCCGTTAAGCTCGAGCCGGACGACGACCCACTTGCATGGCCCCTCTCACCCGGCGGAGAGCATGGCACACCCACGTCATATGCTACCCCTGGGGCGTACGATACTCCAGCCGACACCAGTACACCAGCCACGCCatggagggaagggagtgAGGATATGGCGACTTAcgcgtctcggcgtcaGTGGAAGCGCGTCAAGAAGCCTTTCCGCGAACTGGCGAACAAGatcctcgccgagatgCGACGAAAGGACGAGTATGGGTTCTTCCTCCAGCCAG tcgacgccgacgagtaCCCCGGGTACATCGACACGATTGGGGGTCCAGACAACGCGATGGACTTGGGCACGATGCAGAAGAAGATTGACGACGGGGAATACAACAGCattggcgagctggag gctGACGCACGTCGCATGCATGCCGCTGCGCACGCGTTCAATGTTCCCGGAACCGCGGCGTACCGCGAAGCAGACAAGGTGTTCAAACATGGCATGAAGCATATCGAGCGCTCGCGCCCACTCGTCCTCACCCCTACGCCATCATTGTCCCCTTCTGTTCCCCCATCCAACCTCCCTGGCTCGGAGCGCGCGACCCCGATGCGCAGGGGAAAGGAGGTCAAGCCTGAGCACCTGATCCCCGAGGTGATGCTCGAGTTCCCCGCCAACTCGTTGCAAGCCAAGGCGGTCGGCTGGAACCTGACTGGTGGCCGACGCGTGCGTGCCAAGCGCCTTGTCCGCGGCCGCGAGAAGTTCTCAGGCAGGTGGCGCGACATGCTCCCCGACGGGAGCTACGACGTGGCGGAGATGGACGACCCCGCGGACATGCTCGAGCACCTACGCACACGCAAAGCATCATCGTGGCGCGAGGTGCCGGACTGGGTGGGCAtgggggaggacgaggaggagtggtGGGATTGGGAGGGGCTGGGAGGTCCGGCTGGGCAGCCACCACTGCCGGGCGCGCCGCGGGCCAAACCCAAGCCGCTCAAGATGAAGACCCTCGATCTCCGATGGGGTCGTTTCGACGAGGTCAGCGCGGACAttcgcgcggcgcgcatcgCCGCGGTTCCCGAGGGCAGCGTGATACGGAGGTTCACCGAGCAGGACGACGTAGACCTCCTTGCCACCTACCTGCGACCTGACGCGCCACGCCTACGTCCAGGCATCCCAGCCCAGAACTTTGTGGACGTCAACGCGGGTCAAGCTGCGTCCTCGTATTTGGCCGACATGGCGCTTGGTGACGTCCGTGGTGAAGCGTACGCTGCGAGTGTCCGTCGCTTCCTGGCGGGCATCAACACCGATCCCGAGACGCACTCAAATCTCACAAACTACGTCAATGAAGAATGGCATGGTGGCGTGCTCCAATCTCACCTCTCGCGTGTGTCGCGCGAGACGGCAAACGCGCTGTCCGCCGGTTCCGCACCGCTTATGGAGAAGGCTCGGGCTGCACATGCCCGCCTAGCACTGCGCCGCTTGACAAGCGCCGAGAACCCACTCGACCTCCAGCCGCTCCTGCGCGAGCCTGCCGACTTTATGCATATCGGCGTGGGAGGAAAGGGCGGGGTCGAGACGGCCCTCAAGTGGGTCGGGGACGAGATTGCACGCGTGATAcgagagcgcgaggcggagtCGACCAGCGCCGCGAATGGAGGCGTGGAGATGGCGGAGGTCAAGACCGAGCTGGGTACGAAGCGggcggccgacggcgagatccccgacgccaagcgcgtcaagctcgagaacgGGGTGGCGAACGGTGATGCCGCGGCTTCTGCGCCAATAGCTAATGGCGACGCCAAGCCGGACATCAAGCccgacagcgaggacgggttgcgcgcgctgcgTCTGGAGCTCGTCGCATTGTCCAAGTTCTATcccctcgcctcgctcaagaagatggaggCTGCGGACGCcgtgcgcctcctcccagcCAACGTGCGTAGTCTCATGACGCGCCAGGCGCCCGCCAAGTAG
- the ROT2 gene encoding uncharacterized protein (alpha glucosidase), whose product MKLLLPALLLALSVHAVKREDFKECGQTSFCRRLRPLSTKSESTDFASPYSLGAPSRASASQIGVPAKDAAWSFPLSSTMYPDVAFELRVDILEGDIARVRVDEVGSVSPWRRYNETAKWALLNAEPAHGAAEITTKNSVTSIRYGQDLTLRINHAPLRIAMVRGGNEEIVFNDRGLFHMEHFRAKEMPVEEEVVETEGEEVKTEEGQVVEGAEIKTEPEDQQPFEATIDRSWFETEDGDMFEEQWKRWRDSKPKGPEAFSLDISFPFAKHVFGLPEHASPLSLPDTIGEGSYYTEPYRLWNVDIFEYVADSPMALYGAVPLLHAHSARGTVGVLNLVASETWVDVAHTKGVQTHWISESGIMDLLLLPGPNPTSLFEQYAALTGPAQMPPQFATAYHQCRWNYNTQGEVIEVQDRFEEADMPLDVTWLDIEYADEHRYFDWNKKMFPDPIAMINQVAKLGRKMVAIVDPHIKRTDSFRVYKDSLDLDILIKKADGNNFDGWCWPGSSVWVDFFNPKSWEWWTRMFSFDTWADQTKNLFVWNDMNEPSVFDGPEITMPKDNIHDGGWEHRDVHNINGMLFHNQTQHAISVREPTKKRPFVLSRAYFAGSHRFGAIWTGDNLGTWEHMAGEAAMFLSNSIAGMSFVGSDIGGFFGNPGDEMLVRWYQKGAFMPFMRAHAHIDTKRREPYLSEEPIRSYLRDALRLRYTLLPAWYNAFHDAATKGHPVIWPHYAKYPGDETGAAVDNQYYIGDSGLLFRPVVVEGATSADVYLAAGEPYYDYFSSRMFPARMKPRNVTIDTPLDKFPLLIEGGHIFPSRERVRRSSALMSNDPFTLTVALGRNQNAEGQLYLDDGETFAWESGAFVHRGLEFKDGKLRSAPKVSYDAGNAYAQSISNVGVERVRVLGLNKEPKSVTVAGEEVQFEWDKGAPSAKEPRAAVLTIKNPGVKVVDDWEIVIA is encoded by the exons ATGAAGCTGCTCCTCCCTGCCCTCCTTCTAGCGCTTAGTGTGCACGCCGTCAAGCGCGAAGACTTCAAGGAATGCGGTCAAACGTCCTTCTGCCGCCGTCTCCGCCCGCTCTCAACCAAGTCTGAATCTACCGATTTTGCCTCACCATACTCGCTCGGCGCCCCGTCTCGGGCGTCAGCGAGTCAGATCGGCGTACCCGCCAAGGATGCGGCGTGGAGTttccccctctcctccaccatgTACCCCGACGTGGCGTtcgagctgcgcgtcgacatcctcgagggcgacatCGCTCGTgtgcgcgtcgacgaggtcggctCGGTCTCCCCGTGGCGCCGGTACAACGAGACGGCGAAGTGGGCGCTTCTGAATGCGGAACCGGCTCACGGGGCTGCCGAGATCACCACGAAGAACAGCGTCACCTCCATCAGGTATGGCCAAGACCTGACACTGCGGATCAACCACGCGCCCCTGCGCATTGCGAtggtgcgcggcggcaaTGAGGAGATCGTGTTCAACGACCGCGGGCTGTTCCACATGGAGCACTTCCGGGCTAAGGAAATGcctgtcgaggaggaggtggttgaGACCGAGGGCGAAGAGGTCAAGACTGAGGAGGGCCAAGTTGTGGAGGGGGCCGAGATTAAGACGGAGCCTGAGGATCAGCAGCCGTTCGAGGCCACGATCGACCGCTCGTGGTTTGAGACCGAGGATGGCGACATGTTCGAGGAGCAGTGGAAGCGGTGGCGCGACTCCAAGCCGAAGG gccCCGAGGCGTTCTCGCTCGACATCTCCTTCCCGTTCGCTAAGCACGTCTTTGGTCTGCCCGAGCACGCGTCCCCGCTCTCTCTTCCCGACACTATCGGCGAAGGCAGCTACTACACCGAACCGTACCGCCTCTGGAATGTCGACATCTTCGAGTACGTGGCCGACAGCCCGATGGCACTGTACGGCGCTGtgcccctcctccatgcTCACAGCGCGCGTGGGACAGTGGgcgtcctcaacctcgtgGCGTCAGAGACCTGGGTAGACGTCGCGCACACTAAGGGCGTGCAGACGCACTGGATCTCCGAGAGTGGTATCATGGACctgcttcttcttcctggCCCCAACCCTACCTCTCTCTTCGAGCAGTACGCTGCCCTCACTGGACCAGCGCAGATGCCGCCCCAGTTCGCGACAGCGTACCACCAGTGCCGCTGGAACTACAACACGCAGggcgaggtcatcgaggtCCAAGACCGTTTTGAGGAGGCAGACATGCCCCTCGATGTCACGTGGCTCGACATTGAgtacgccgacgagcaCCGCTACTTTGACTGGAACAAGAAGATGTTCCCTGACCCCATCGCAATGATCAACCAGGTTGCCAAGCTCGGGCGTAAG atgGTCGCCATTGTCGACCCGCACATCAAGCGCACGGACTCGTTCCGGGTGTACAAGGActcgctcgacctcgacatcctcaTCAAGAAAGCGGACGGAAACAACTTTGATGGCTGGTGCTGGCCCGGCTCGTCGGTGTGGGTCGACTTCTTCAACCCCAAGTCGTGGGAGTGGTGGACGCGCATGTTCTCGTTCGACACGTGGGCCGACCAGACCAAGAACCTCTTCGTGTGGAACGACATGAACGAGCCCTCGGTCTTTGATGGCCCCGAAATCACCATGCCCAAGGACAATATCCACGACGGGGGATGGGAGCATCGTGACGTGCACAACATCAACGGCATGCTATTCCACAACCAGACGCAGCACGCCATCTCGGTCCGCGAACCAACCAAGAAACGTCCTTTCGtcctctcgcgcgcctACTTTGCAGGCAGCCACCGGTTCGGTGCGATCTGGACCGGCGACAACCTCGGTACGTGGGAGCACATGgctggcgaggcggccatGTTCCTCTCCAACTCGATTGCGGGAATGAGCTTTGTCGGTTCGGACATTGGCGGATTCTTCGGCAACCccggcgacgagatgcTCGTCCGCTGGTACCAGAAGGGCGCCTTTATGCCCTTCATGCGGGCGCACGCGCATATCGACACGAAGCGCCGTGAGCCGTATCTCTCGGAAGAGCCGATTCGCTCATACCTCCGCGACGCCCTGCGTCTACGCTACACCCTCCTTCCGGCATGGTACAATGCATTCCACGACGCCGCGACAAAGGGCCATCCCGTCATTTGGCCGCATTACGCCAAGTATCCCGGCGACGAGAccggcgccgccgtcgatAACCAGTACTACATCGGCGACTCGGGTCTGCTCTTCCGTCCCGTAGTGGTTGAAGGAGCGACTAGTGCGGACGTGTACCTGGCCGCCGGCGAGCCGTACTACGACTACTTTAGTTCGCGCATGTTCCCAGCCCGCATGAAACCGCGCAACGTGACGATCGACACGCCGCTGGACAAGTTCCCACTCTTGATTGAGGGTGGACACATCTTCCcctcgcgcgagcgtgtGCGTCGATCTAGCGCGCTCATGAGCAATGATCCATTCACGCTTACCGTTGCGTTGGGTCGTAACCAGAACGCAGAGGGGCAGCTgtacctcgacgacggggaGACGTTTGCCTGGGAGAGCGGGGCGTTTGTGCaccgcggcctcgagttCAAGGATGGCAAGCTTAGGAGTGCCCCGAAGGTCTCGTATGACGCTGGGAATGCGTACGCCCAGAGTATCTCCAATGTCGGGGTTGAGCGTGTGCGCGTGCTCGGTCTGAATAAGGAGCCGAAGAGCGTCACGGTCgctggggaggaggtgcagTTCGAATGGGACAAGGGCGCGCCTAGCGCAAAGGAGCCACGCGCGGCTGTGCTCACGATCAAGAACCCGGgcgtcaaggtcgtcgatgaCTGGGAGATTGTGATTGCTTAG